Proteins from a single region of Scytonema millei VB511283:
- a CDS encoding VOC family protein, with the protein MKINSYFMFNGNCEAAFKFYEQCLGGKITMMMTHKEAPSAEHVSPEWHDKIMHACLEVGDRLLMGSDSPSGYFETPQGFYVQISVAEPAEAERIFHALAENGKVKMPLEQTFWSARFGMLVDRFGTPWMVNCEQATNNNLQSPPVETRHL; encoded by the coding sequence ATGAAAATCAATTCCTATTTCATGTTCAACGGCAATTGCGAAGCAGCTTTTAAGTTCTACGAGCAATGCCTCGGCGGCAAGATTACCATGATGATGACTCACAAGGAAGCACCCTCAGCAGAGCATGTCTCCCCTGAATGGCATGACAAAATCATGCACGCTTGCCTCGAAGTCGGCGATCGCCTCCTCATGGGGTCTGATAGTCCGTCTGGGTATTTTGAAACACCCCAAGGCTTCTACGTGCAGATTAGCGTTGCCGAACCAGCCGAGGCAGAACGTATTTTTCACGCTCTGGCAGAAAATGGCAAGGTGAAGATGCCACTGGAACAAACCTTTTGGTCTGCCCGCTTTGGCATGTTGGTCGATCGGTTCGGCACGCCGTGGATGGTTAACTGCGAGCAGGCAACTAACAATAACCTTCAGTCCCCGCCAGTCGAGACGCGCCACCTCTAA
- a CDS encoding GFA family protein yields MSNLSVAKGSCLCTAVSLSATSIDRHIAACHCSMCRKWGGGALLAVECGSDVSFQGEENIGIYQSSEWAERGFCKQCGSHLFYRLKQNNQYYIPAGIFDNDEGLVFEHQVFIDEKPAYYSFANETKNITGAELFAQFAPPSS; encoded by the coding sequence ATGTCTAATTTAAGTGTTGCAAAAGGTAGCTGTTTATGCACAGCAGTAAGTCTTTCCGCAACTAGCATCGATCGTCACATAGCAGCGTGTCATTGCAGTATGTGTCGTAAATGGGGTGGAGGAGCTTTGTTAGCAGTTGAGTGTGGCAGCGATGTCAGCTTTCAGGGTGAAGAAAATATTGGGATTTATCAATCTTCAGAATGGGCGGAACGTGGGTTTTGTAAACAGTGCGGTAGCCATTTATTTTATAGATTGAAACAGAATAACCAATACTACATACCAGCGGGGATTTTTGATAATGATGAAGGTCTTGTGTTCGAGCATCAAGTTTTTATCGACGAAAAACCAGCTTATTACTCTTTTGCCAATGAAACTAAGAATATAACAGGGGCAGAGTTATTTGCACAGTTTGCACCTCCATCATCCTAG
- the pqqA gene encoding pyrroloquinoline quinone precursor peptide PqqA, with protein MMVWDKTDRSTPDEQSNSSKAPQGTPGESSYHPPIGKPLTDWEQPDYDELDLCMEVTTYIYQWQ; from the coding sequence ATGATGGTTTGGGACAAAACAGATCGCTCTACACCAGACGAGCAAAGCAACAGTTCTAAAGCCCCCCAAGGTACACCTGGAGAAAGTTCTTACCATCCACCCATCGGCAAGCCCCTAACGGATTGGGAGCAACCAGACTATGACGAACTTGACCTATGTATGGAAGTCACAACATATATTTACCAATGGCAATGA
- a CDS encoding RNA polymerase sigma factor — MTPNAKSADVAQAIASVYRAEWGQIVATLIRLIGDFDIAEEAAQEAFAAAVNQWHSSGIPALPRAWIIKTARYKAIDRLRRRTRLSEKLEWYAASGLIPSSEEPTYDSDEIPDDRLRLIFTCCHPALAIEAQVALTLRMLGGLETDEIARAFLVPTATMAQRLVRAKRKIRDAGIPYKVPEIGDLSPRVDAVLTTIYLIFNEGYAATKGEAMVRADLCAEAIRLGQLVRKLMLPQPPSEVTALVALMLLHDSRRDARLDEAGDLVLLEDQNRQRWDRQQITEALPLVEEALRGGTGVFALQAAIAALHCQAARAEETDWAQIVQLYELLERLQPSPIVSLNRAVAIAMVDGASAALGLVDALATQLDGYHLFHATRADLLRRVGALESAAHSYTRALTLVANDSERRFLERRLREVQL, encoded by the coding sequence ATGACTCCAAACGCAAAGTCAGCAGATGTAGCTCAAGCGATCGCCTCCGTCTATCGGGCTGAGTGGGGGCAGATCGTCGCTACATTGATCCGGCTGATAGGGGACTTCGACATAGCTGAAGAAGCAGCGCAAGAGGCTTTTGCGGCTGCCGTGAATCAGTGGCACTCTAGCGGTATTCCCGCTCTCCCCCGTGCGTGGATAATTAAAACAGCTCGGTACAAAGCGATCGATCGTCTCCGCCGCCGAACGCGACTGTCCGAGAAACTAGAATGGTACGCGGCATCTGGGTTGATTCCAAGTAGTGAGGAGCCAACCTACGACAGTGATGAAATTCCAGACGATCGGCTTCGCCTCATCTTCACCTGCTGCCACCCCGCACTGGCGATCGAAGCTCAAGTCGCTCTGACGCTGCGAATGTTGGGTGGACTGGAAACAGACGAAATTGCCCGTGCGTTTCTCGTACCCACAGCAACGATGGCACAACGGCTCGTGCGTGCCAAGCGCAAAATTCGGGATGCAGGGATTCCCTATAAAGTGCCAGAGATCGGCGATCTATCCCCAAGGGTAGATGCGGTGCTGACGACGATTTATCTGATTTTTAACGAAGGCTATGCGGCGACCAAAGGCGAGGCAATGGTAAGGGCTGACCTCTGCGCGGAAGCGATTCGGCTGGGGCAATTGGTACGGAAGTTGATGTTACCGCAACCGCCTTCAGAAGTCACGGCACTGGTGGCGCTGATGTTGCTGCACGACTCGCGGCGCGATGCTCGGTTGGACGAAGCAGGCGATCTAGTGCTGCTCGAAGATCAGAACCGTCAACGCTGGGATCGACAACAGATTACAGAAGCATTGCCATTGGTGGAAGAGGCGTTGCGCGGCGGCACGGGTGTTTTTGCATTGCAAGCGGCGATCGCGGCACTCCACTGTCAAGCGGCGCGAGCCGAAGAAACAGACTGGGCGCAGATCGTGCAACTCTACGAGCTGCTGGAACGCTTGCAACCTTCACCGATCGTGTCGCTGAATCGGGCAGTGGCGATCGCGATGGTAGATGGAGCTTCAGCGGCGCTCGGACTGGTCGATGCGCTTGCCACCCAACTCGACGGCTATCACCTGTTCCACGCCACCCGTGCCGATCTGCTGCGACGTGTGGGAGCCTTAGAGTCAGCCGCACACAGCTACACGCGGGCGCTAACACTGGTCGCCAATGATAGCGAGCGCCGATTTTTGGAGCGTCGGCTACGCGAAGTGCAGCTCTAA
- a CDS encoding SDH family Clp fold serine proteinase, translating into MSFSFFDLFWVFLFFSSLQPIWQRRQMEFRRVKTIQDFERNRNSRTILLIHRQESISLLGIPLSRYITIEDSEQVLRAIRLTPPNVPIDLILHTPGGLVLATEQIARALIRHPAKVTVFVPHYAMSGGTMLALASDEIVMDANAVLGPVDPQLGNFPAASILKVVEDKPISEVEDQTLIMADLSRKAIAQVQRFVRTLLKDETPKQKILPENIEKIVDALTTGQVTHDYPITVEEATELGLPITVGLPRNIYDLMELYPQPQGGRPSVQYIPMPYGDRRPRLPEPKGRPLPDPMEP; encoded by the coding sequence ATGAGCTTTAGTTTTTTTGACCTATTCTGGGTTTTCCTCTTCTTTTCTTCGCTGCAACCAATATGGCAGCGTCGTCAGATGGAATTTCGCCGCGTCAAAACCATTCAAGATTTTGAACGCAATCGCAACAGCCGTACGATCCTGCTGATTCACCGTCAAGAGTCGATCAGTTTGTTGGGAATTCCCCTATCTCGTTACATCACGATTGAAGACTCAGAACAGGTACTTAGAGCAATTCGCCTCACTCCACCTAATGTCCCCATCGATTTAATTCTGCATACTCCTGGGGGTTTAGTCTTAGCAACAGAGCAAATTGCTAGAGCCTTAATTCGCCATCCAGCTAAAGTCACGGTGTTTGTACCCCACTATGCCATGAGTGGTGGCACGATGCTAGCCCTGGCATCTGATGAAATTGTGATGGATGCTAACGCTGTGTTGGGACCAGTCGATCCGCAGTTAGGCAACTTCCCCGCTGCAAGTATTCTCAAAGTGGTGGAAGATAAACCGATTAGCGAGGTGGAGGATCAAACCCTAATTATGGCGGACTTGTCGCGTAAAGCGATCGCTCAGGTTCAGCGCTTTGTCCGCACGTTGTTAAAAGACGAAACCCCCAAGCAGAAAATTTTACCGGAAAATATTGAAAAGATTGTCGATGCGCTGACGACAGGACAGGTAACTCACGACTATCCGATCACGGTAGAAGAAGCGACAGAACTGGGATTACCAATTACAGTCGGGTTGCCGAGAAATATTTACGACTTGATGGAATTGTATCCTCAACCGCAAGGAGGTCGTCCCAGCGTCCAGTATATCCCGATGCCATATGGCGATCGCCGTCCGAGATTACCCGAACCCAAGGGTAGACCGTTACCAGATCCGATGGAACCATAA
- a CDS encoding YciI family protein, with product MRFMLLMIPKGYESAAPGTTPDAKAVEAMMKYNESLASAGVLLTLDGLHPPSMGARVTFNGGNPKVTQGISPDVKEVLGGYWQILHEHISLPFHPETSQAVFTLNP from the coding sequence ATGCGATTTATGTTACTCATGATTCCCAAAGGCTACGAGAGTGCGGCTCCAGGAACTACCCCTGATGCCAAAGCGGTTGAAGCAATGATGAAGTACAACGAATCGCTTGCATCTGCTGGCGTACTGCTTACACTTGACGGACTTCACCCACCCTCAATGGGTGCGCGGGTGACATTCAATGGCGGAAATCCAAAAGTGACTCAAGGGATTTCCCCAGATGTGAAAGAGGTGCTGGGTGGCTACTGGCAGATTTTACACGAACACATCTCGCTGCCATTTCATCCAGAGACTTCTCAAGCAGTCTTCACCCTCAACCCATAG
- the pqqC gene encoding pyrroloquinoline-quinone synthase PqqC — protein MLELMHSEHKAWSEAELEAALRSQHQRYHHLHPFHVRMNHGDLTPEEVRRWVANRFYYQKSIPLKDAAILSNCPILAVRRQWLDRIIDHDGRSEGEGGIEAWLKLGEAVGLSPQELLDEQHVIPGVRFAVDAYVNFCRTRPWIEAVAASLTELFGPDAIRVRLVALEQHYPWIDPAGFDYFRKRLEQAPRDARYALDLVLKYCRNRESQERAVQALAFKCDLLWSQLEAIARGDTRNNS, from the coding sequence GTGCTGGAACTGATGCACTCAGAACACAAGGCTTGGAGTGAGGCGGAACTAGAGGCAGCGTTGCGATCGCAGCACCAACGTTACCATCACTTACACCCCTTCCACGTTCGCATGAATCATGGAGACTTAACACCAGAAGAAGTGCGGCGTTGGGTGGCAAACAGATTTTACTATCAAAAAAGCATTCCCCTCAAAGATGCTGCTATCCTATCCAACTGTCCAATTTTAGCAGTGCGACGGCAATGGCTCGATCGCATCATCGACCATGACGGACGCAGTGAGGGCGAAGGCGGAATTGAAGCATGGCTAAAATTAGGTGAAGCAGTTGGCTTGTCCCCCCAAGAGTTGTTAGACGAGCAACACGTAATCCCAGGAGTACGATTTGCTGTCGATGCTTACGTCAATTTTTGTCGCACTCGACCTTGGATTGAGGCTGTTGCTGCCTCACTGACAGAATTATTTGGACCAGATGCAATCCGAGTCCGCTTGGTTGCCCTAGAACAACATTATCCCTGGATCGATCCGGCAGGATTCGATTACTTTAGGAAGCGACTAGAGCAAGCACCGCGAGATGCCCGATATGCTTTAGATTTAGTCTTGAAGTATTGTCGCAACCGCGAATCTCAAGAACGAGCAGTTCAAGCTTTAGCGTTCAAGTGCGATCTACTCTGGAGCCAGTTAGAAGCGATCGCCAGAGGCGATACAAGAAATAATTCGTAA
- the pqqD gene encoding pyrroloquinoline quinone biosynthesis peptide chaperone PqqD: protein MKNHSRPHLAQGVRLQWDELRQQHLLLMPEGALILNSTAAAVLALCDGKHTVGAIAQRLKTQYRGETLEDDVRRLLIRIGKRGLLVERD from the coding sequence ATGAAAAACCACTCGCGACCGCATTTAGCCCAAGGTGTACGCTTGCAGTGGGACGAGTTGAGACAGCAGCATTTACTGCTGATGCCAGAAGGTGCGTTGATATTAAATTCTACGGCGGCGGCTGTATTAGCACTGTGCGATGGTAAACACACCGTTGGGGCGATCGCGCAACGGTTAAAAACACAATATCGAGGCGAGACACTAGAAGATGACGTGCGCCGCTTGCTGATTCGGATCGGCAAGCGGGGACTGTTGGTCGAGCGCGATTAA
- a CDS encoding helix-turn-helix transcriptional regulator, with protein MSDPTPSNLPLILPLSPLLSSDGANWKNIQFAYFRQPPCDLPERVSSQHVICLNIGKPVQLEQAVDERHEKVESGFGDVKIYPAYLSQQFHWDKEAEFFNLLLSPSFLATVGYEVFGSDRLELIPHLATLFDPLVVQIGFALKTSLEIDGKNSHLYADSLAHALVVHLLSRYSTNSRQIKAVTGSLTQQQWQQVIDYIEANLEKNMSLTQLAEIVRLSPYHFAHLFKKLTHTSPHQYLIRCRIERAKQLIVMGNLSLAAIAQTVGFASQGHFTYHFKRLVGVTPKVFWQQAQEL; from the coding sequence GTGAGCGATCCGACTCCCAGCAATCTACCTCTAATTCTTCCCCTTTCGCCGCTTCTGTCTAGTGACGGCGCTAACTGGAAAAATATTCAATTTGCTTATTTTCGACAACCACCCTGCGATCTTCCAGAACGTGTATCGTCTCAGCACGTCATTTGTCTGAATATCGGCAAGCCCGTGCAGTTAGAGCAAGCAGTTGATGAACGGCATGAGAAGGTAGAATCGGGATTTGGAGATGTGAAAATTTACCCAGCCTACCTCAGCCAACAGTTTCACTGGGACAAAGAAGCTGAGTTTTTCAATTTGTTGTTATCACCGTCATTTCTAGCTACTGTTGGTTATGAGGTGTTTGGGAGCGATCGCCTCGAACTAATTCCACATCTAGCTACACTGTTCGATCCATTAGTCGTGCAGATTGGTTTTGCACTGAAAACATCCTTAGAAATTGATGGGAAAAATAGCCATCTTTATGCCGACTCGCTAGCCCATGCACTTGTGGTTCATCTTCTCTCTAGATATTCCACCAACTCACGTCAAATCAAAGCTGTTACGGGTAGTTTGACTCAACAGCAATGGCAACAAGTTATCGATTATATTGAAGCAAACTTAGAGAAAAACATGAGCTTAACTCAGTTAGCAGAAATTGTGCGATTGAGTCCGTATCATTTTGCTCATTTGTTCAAAAAGTTAACTCATACTTCACCTCATCAATATTTAATTCGGTGTCGAATTGAACGAGCCAAACAACTGATAGTTATGGGCAATTTATCGCTGGCGGCGATCGCTCAAACTGTTGGGTTTGCCAGTCAAGGACATTTTACCTACCATTTCAAACGCCTTGTCGGAGTTACGCCCAAAGTTTTTTGGCAGCAAGCGCAAGAACTTTGA
- a CDS encoding YciI family protein, whose translation MKYVLLIYLKEDALSETEREQCYAESAQLAQQLNSNGQYLATAPLHPVATATSVRVRDSKPLITDGPFAETREQLGGFFLIHAQDLDDAIAIAARIPAAQVGTVEIRPVIEVAGLPEN comes from the coding sequence ATGAAATACGTGCTGCTGATTTATCTCAAAGAAGATGCCCTGAGCGAAACCGAGCGAGAGCAATGTTATGCAGAATCGGCGCAACTGGCGCAACAACTCAACTCGAACGGGCAGTATCTCGCCACCGCTCCACTCCACCCTGTCGCGACAGCCACCAGCGTCCGAGTCCGCGACAGTAAGCCGCTGATAACCGATGGACCCTTCGCCGAAACCCGCGAACAGTTGGGAGGATTTTTCCTGATTCATGCCCAAGATCTCGATGACGCGATCGCGATCGCCGCTCGGATTCCAGCAGCGCAAGTCGGCACTGTGGAAATTCGCCCTGTAATTGAAGTTGCGGGCTTGCCAGAGAATTAG
- a CDS encoding DUF1579 domain-containing protein, giving the protein METTKTQQNSTMNTTPQKEHQWLQKLIGEWTYEIEVKMGADRPAEKSTGTERVRSLGGLWILAEAQGEMPGCGEATTMMTLGYDPQKQRYVGTWIGSMMTHLWVYDSGELDAAEKMLTLDSEGPAMIGEGKMAKYKDAIEFESDDRRVMTSHVLSDDGQWHHFMTVNYWRKQ; this is encoded by the coding sequence ATGGAGACAACCAAAACACAACAGAACTCAACCATGAATACCACACCACAAAAGGAACATCAGTGGCTGCAAAAACTCATTGGTGAGTGGACGTATGAGATTGAGGTCAAGATGGGAGCGGATCGACCTGCCGAAAAATCGACGGGAACTGAGAGGGTGCGATCGCTGGGCGGACTGTGGATTCTAGCCGAAGCACAGGGCGAGATGCCTGGCTGCGGTGAGGCAACAACGATGATGACGCTTGGCTACGACCCGCAGAAACAGCGGTACGTGGGGACGTGGATCGGGTCGATGATGACACATCTGTGGGTGTACGACAGTGGCGAATTGGACGCGGCTGAAAAGATGTTGACGCTCGATTCTGAGGGACCTGCTATGATTGGCGAGGGGAAGATGGCAAAGTACAAGGACGCGATCGAGTTCGAGAGTGACGATCGCCGAGTCATGACCTCGCATGTATTGAGTGATGACGGGCAATGGCATCACTTCATGACCGTAAACTATTGGCGCAAACAATAG
- the pqqB gene encoding pyrroloquinoline quinone biosynthesis protein PqqB has translation MQIKILGTAAGGGLPQWNCNCPGCQAARTSTTGVCWLNQSSIAVRANDRPWFLVNASPDVRQQLELLREGKPASIRSSPIAGIVLSDAEIDHTTGLILLRESAQPLRLYGTDTVRRALTEGFPLLSTLEGYCGVEWSLLEPGRPINLGKGGANGLEVEAFPLAAKPPKYMRHKVVADEVWVVGLTFRDSTSGKVVTYAPGLAQVDEKILDRLESSDCILVDGTCWQDEELVNLGIAQRTARQMGHLPLSGSQGSIQHLAQLQHPRKILVHINNTNPILIPNSQERQIVEAAGIEVGYDGLTIQL, from the coding sequence ATGCAGATAAAAATTCTCGGTACTGCCGCAGGTGGAGGATTGCCGCAATGGAACTGTAACTGCCCTGGTTGTCAAGCCGCGCGAACTTCTACAACAGGTGTATGCTGGCTGAATCAATCCTCCATTGCAGTACGGGCAAATGACCGACCTTGGTTTTTGGTCAATGCTTCCCCAGACGTGCGACAACAACTTGAGTTATTGCGGGAGGGGAAACCAGCGTCTATCCGTTCCAGCCCGATCGCGGGGATCGTGCTAAGTGATGCCGAAATCGACCACACTACAGGACTAATCTTGTTGCGAGAATCGGCTCAACCGTTGCGGCTCTATGGTACGGATACAGTCCGCCGAGCGTTGACAGAAGGTTTTCCACTACTCTCCACATTAGAAGGCTATTGCGGTGTGGAATGGTCGTTACTCGAACCTGGTAGACCGATAAATTTGGGAAAAGGTGGAGCAAATGGATTGGAAGTAGAAGCATTTCCCCTTGCTGCCAAACCGCCAAAATATATGCGTCACAAGGTCGTAGCAGATGAAGTTTGGGTTGTCGGCTTGACGTTTCGCGATTCTACCAGTGGCAAAGTTGTTACATACGCTCCAGGTTTAGCTCAAGTGGATGAAAAAATTCTAGACCGCTTGGAGTCCAGCGATTGCATTCTGGTAGATGGGACTTGTTGGCAGGATGAGGAATTGGTAAATTTGGGAATTGCCCAACGCACAGCACGACAAATGGGACACCTACCCCTTTCGGGAAGCCAAGGCAGTATCCAGCATCTCGCCCAACTGCAACACCCTCGCAAAATTCTCGTTCATATTAACAATACCAACCCGATTCTGATTCCTAATTCCCAGGAACGCCAAATTGTTGAAGCAGCAGGAATTGAAGTTGGTTACGATGGTTTGACAATCCAGTTGTAG